One segment of Candidatus Rhabdochlamydia sp. T3358 DNA contains the following:
- the tal gene encoding transaldolase translates to MNKLEQLKKITTIVSDTGEIEEIKTYLPTDATTNPSLILAASNKPEYQFLIEEAIQSGLKTKQTGTALIEFIIDKLFVNFGLEILKIIPGRVSTEIDAHLSFDTEESMKKARHLIALYEEAGIDHKRILIKLASTWEGIQAAKQLEKEGIHCNMTLLFSLEQAIACAEAKATLISPFVGRILDWYKKQEKKDSYPPDKDPGVISVTTIYNYYKKMGYKTQIMGASFRNTDEILELAGCDLLTIAPKLLAELQNLEGPLKQKLNPETAKKITADQIALDEKSFRWHLNENAMATEKLSEGIRVFAKDSLKLRKMIEQKIS, encoded by the coding sequence ATGAATAAGCTCGAGCAACTTAAAAAAATAACAACGATTGTTTCTGATACGGGAGAAATTGAAGAAATTAAAACTTACCTACCAACAGATGCAACAACTAATCCCTCCTTAATTCTGGCAGCTTCTAATAAACCTGAATATCAATTCTTAATCGAAGAAGCTATCCAATCAGGATTAAAAACCAAACAAACAGGCACGGCTTTAATTGAATTCATTATTGATAAGTTATTTGTGAATTTTGGTTTGGAAATTTTAAAAATTATCCCAGGCCGTGTATCTACAGAAATCGATGCTCATCTTTCTTTTGACACAGAAGAAAGCATGAAAAAAGCTCGTCATTTAATTGCTTTATATGAAGAAGCTGGTATCGATCATAAACGCATTCTGATTAAACTAGCCTCTACATGGGAAGGTATTCAAGCGGCTAAGCAACTTGAAAAAGAAGGCATTCACTGCAACATGACCCTGCTTTTTAGTTTGGAGCAAGCGATAGCTTGTGCAGAAGCAAAAGCTACATTGATCTCTCCCTTTGTAGGTCGCATCTTAGATTGGTATAAAAAACAGGAAAAAAAAGACTCTTATCCGCCTGATAAAGACCCTGGTGTTATTTCCGTTACAACTATTTATAACTACTATAAAAAAATGGGTTATAAAACCCAAATTATGGGCGCTAGTTTTCGCAACACGGATGAAATCCTGGAATTAGCTGGTTGTGACCTACTGACTATTGCTCCTAAATTACTCGCAGAACTACAAAATTTAGAAGGCCCCCTAAAACAAAAGCTTAACCCTGAAACAGCAAAGAAAATCACTGCTGATCAAATTGCATTAGATGAGAAATCTTTTCGTTGGCACCTCAATGAAAATGCTATGGCAACAGAGAAACTCTCTGAAGGAATTCGCGTTTTTGCTAAAGATAGTCTAAAATTAAGAAAAATGATCGAGCAAAAAATATCCTAA
- a CDS encoding IS982 family transposase → METLIELYCSVDDFWKDFNKQWEQHLITKGKSLRGPKAEMSIPEMMTISILFHQSNYRNFKHFYCSHVMIYLHKEFPTLISYSRFVYLLKNLFIPLFAYLLHNKGTITGVSFIDSTKIQVCHNKRIRRNKVFAKFAKMGKTGAGWFFGVKLHLIINEVGEILAFQLTPGNTSDVSVAEVLSQGITGNLYGDKGYISEKLGKKLMDKGLQLFTNLRSKMKNKFMNLRDKILLRKRVIIETVNDQLKNISQIEHTRHRSVSNFLVNTLCGIAAYMRQPKKPCIRMSDKESLELVTS, encoded by the coding sequence ATGGAAACGCTTATTGAATTATACTGCTCTGTGGATGATTTTTGGAAGGATTTCAACAAGCAATGGGAGCAACATTTAATTACCAAAGGCAAATCTCTAAGAGGACCTAAAGCAGAAATGTCTATTCCTGAAATGATGACAATATCTATTTTATTTCATCAATCAAACTACAGGAATTTCAAACACTTCTATTGCAGCCACGTTATGATTTATCTTCATAAGGAGTTTCCTACGCTTATTAGCTATAGCAGATTTGTCTACCTTCTAAAAAATCTTTTCATCCCCCTATTTGCTTATCTTTTACATAATAAAGGTACAATTACTGGAGTTAGTTTTATCGATTCAACGAAGATACAAGTTTGCCATAACAAAAGGATTAGAAGAAATAAAGTTTTTGCAAAATTTGCAAAAATGGGAAAAACAGGAGCAGGATGGTTCTTTGGAGTGAAACTTCATTTAATCATTAACGAAGTAGGAGAAATTCTAGCGTTTCAATTAACCCCTGGAAATACATCGGATGTTTCTGTAGCTGAGGTTTTGTCACAGGGAATCACCGGAAACCTCTATGGAGATAAAGGGTATATTTCAGAGAAATTAGGAAAAAAATTAATGGATAAAGGTTTACAACTATTCACAAATTTACGGTCTAAAATGAAAAATAAGTTCATGAATCTCAGAGATAAAATACTACTGCGTAAAAGAGTTATTATTGAAACTGTAAATGATCAACTTAAAAATATATCCCAGATTGAGCACACAAGGCATAGATCAGTGAGTAACTTTTTGGTTAATACGCTTTGTGGAATTGCGGCTTATATGAGGCAACCTAAAAAGCCTTGTATTAGGATGTCTGATAAGGAAAGTTTAGAGCTAGTTACCAGCTAG
- the rpoC gene encoding DNA-directed RNA polymerase subunit beta' codes for MSEEFNNSRFEKSSRFGKVTIQIASDDKIRNEWSRGEIKKAETINYRTYKPEKGGLCCEKIFGPTKDWECGCGKYKKIKHKGIVCDRCGVEVTLAKVRRQRMAHIELAVPIVHIWFFKTMPSRIGNILGMSSADLERVIYYEEYIVIDPAQTELEKKQLLSDVQYREAQEKWGTDTFVAKMGGEAIRDLLEKEDLQTLVVELKDKLRKTKSMQARMKLAKRLKIVEGFTTSPNRPDWMVMAAIPVIPPDLRPLVPLDGGRFATSDLNDLYRRVINRNNRLKAILKLKTPDVIVRNEKRMLQEAVDALFDNGRHGHPVMGAGNRPLKSLSEMLKGKQGRFRQNLLGKRVDYSGRSVIVVGPELKFNQCGLPKQMALQLFEPFIIKRLKDLGYVYTIRSAKKMIQKQAPAVWDVLEEITKDHPVILNRAPTLHRLGLQAFIPTLVEGKAIRVHPLVCSAFNADFDGDQMAVHVPLSLEAQLEVKLLMMAPDNIFLPSSGKPSAVPSQDMILGLYYLMLDPIYIPEEHGKKTKVFVDKQEVLMALAPGAGSYNFDEPQVEGARRDDLGRGIRLHEKIKLRLDNGIIETTPGRVLFNMIVPKELGFQNYTLRKKKMSELVLEVYKKVGLEATVCFLDDIKTLGFSEATKASLSMGVCDVKIPTNKKKVIEDAEKRIEAVVKQYEDGIITEGERHSKIIGMWTEVTDLLSEELFKMISSLKEGELNPLFLMMDSGARGNKSQVKQLGALRGLMAKPSGEIIESPIIANFREGLSVLEFFISSHGARKGLADTALKTADSGYLTRRLVDVGQNVIITEADCGTLNGIDVFAIKQGQEELLSLKDRIFGRAVCEDIYQPGDSTQLIAKAGDVLNVLQAEKIDDAGIESVRIRSALTCEARRGICAKCYGTDLANGMLIGLGEAVGIIAAQSIGEPGTQLTMRTFHTGGIASAGVSPELIAEHDGVLVYMGLRTVETDEHVFLALNKNGSLHIVRNEGRTLDEYKKLLSTKSIEPLQTFTVELGTRILLADGTNIKKKTKIGYWEQHNVPIICERPGYVKYEDLVEGISTQKEINKQTGQTELIVKQHRGELHPQIVIYADPKCTELVGTYAIPSGAYISVQEGQSVTAGMLLARLPRGAIKTKDIVGGLPRVAELFEARRPKDAAEIAKIDGVVDFRGVQKNKRIVIVRDDESGMEQEHLIPLTKHLIVQRGDFVIKGQQITDGLVVPQEILDICGVRELQRYLVNQVQEVYRLQGVDINDKHIEIIIRQMLQKVRVTDPGDTIFLYGEDVDKKNFHAMNSKTLNEGGRPAQATPVLLGITKASLGTESFISAASFQETTRVLTDAACEGKTDYLLDFKSNIILGHMIPGGTGFEEYRERVLNLDREEKEPLVFSFNDDPVLVG; via the coding sequence ATGTCGGAAGAATTCAATAATTCCCGCTTTGAAAAAAGCTCTCGTTTTGGGAAAGTGACCATTCAAATTGCATCTGATGATAAAATTCGTAATGAGTGGTCTCGAGGGGAGATTAAAAAAGCTGAAACAATTAACTACCGTACCTATAAGCCAGAAAAGGGTGGGTTGTGTTGTGAAAAGATTTTTGGTCCTACTAAGGATTGGGAATGCGGCTGTGGAAAATATAAGAAGATCAAGCATAAAGGGATTGTTTGTGATCGTTGTGGCGTAGAAGTTACCCTAGCTAAAGTGCGTCGCCAACGAATGGCGCATATTGAGCTTGCTGTTCCTATCGTTCATATCTGGTTTTTTAAAACCATGCCGTCTCGTATTGGTAATATTTTAGGGATGTCTTCTGCTGACTTAGAAAGAGTCATTTATTATGAAGAGTATATTGTTATTGATCCAGCTCAGACAGAATTAGAGAAAAAGCAATTGCTAAGCGATGTTCAGTATCGAGAGGCGCAAGAGAAATGGGGAACCGATACTTTTGTTGCTAAAATGGGTGGAGAAGCTATTCGTGATCTTTTAGAAAAAGAAGATCTACAAACCCTTGTAGTAGAACTAAAAGATAAGTTACGTAAGACAAAGTCCATGCAAGCACGGATGAAATTAGCTAAGAGGCTAAAGATTGTAGAAGGTTTTACTACTTCTCCTAATCGTCCAGACTGGATGGTAATGGCTGCTATCCCTGTAATTCCGCCAGATTTAAGACCTCTTGTTCCTTTGGACGGAGGGCGTTTTGCAACATCTGATTTAAACGATTTATATCGCCGTGTAATCAACCGTAATAATCGCTTAAAAGCGATTTTAAAGTTAAAAACACCTGATGTCATCGTACGCAATGAAAAAAGGATGCTTCAAGAAGCGGTAGACGCTTTATTTGATAACGGTCGTCATGGCCATCCTGTTATGGGAGCAGGTAATCGTCCTCTTAAATCCTTATCAGAAATGTTAAAGGGAAAACAGGGGCGTTTTCGTCAAAATCTTTTAGGAAAAAGAGTAGATTATTCCGGTCGTTCTGTGATTGTTGTAGGTCCTGAACTGAAATTTAATCAGTGTGGTTTGCCCAAGCAGATGGCCTTGCAATTGTTTGAGCCATTTATCATTAAGCGCTTAAAGGATTTAGGTTACGTATACACGATACGTTCTGCTAAAAAGATGATTCAAAAGCAAGCTCCGGCGGTATGGGATGTGTTAGAAGAAATCACAAAAGACCACCCTGTTATTTTGAATCGTGCGCCTACTTTGCATAGATTGGGGTTGCAGGCATTTATACCGACACTTGTTGAAGGGAAAGCCATTCGTGTACATCCGCTTGTATGTTCTGCGTTTAACGCAGACTTTGACGGTGACCAGATGGCAGTTCACGTGCCTTTGTCATTAGAAGCTCAACTAGAAGTAAAGTTATTGATGATGGCACCAGACAACATCTTTTTACCTTCCTCTGGTAAACCTTCCGCAGTTCCTTCACAGGACATGATCTTAGGTTTGTATTACCTGATGTTAGATCCTATTTACATTCCGGAAGAGCATGGCAAAAAAACGAAGGTTTTTGTCGATAAGCAAGAAGTTCTGATGGCTCTAGCACCAGGTGCTGGAAGCTATAACTTTGATGAGCCTCAAGTAGAAGGCGCGCGTCGTGATGACTTAGGAAGAGGAATTAGGTTACATGAAAAAATCAAGCTTAGGTTAGATAATGGCATTATTGAAACAACACCAGGGCGTGTTTTATTCAATATGATTGTTCCTAAAGAGCTTGGGTTTCAAAATTACACCTTGCGTAAGAAGAAAATGAGCGAGCTTGTTCTTGAGGTGTATAAAAAAGTAGGCTTAGAAGCAACTGTGTGTTTCTTAGATGACATTAAAACCCTTGGATTTTCCGAAGCGACAAAAGCTTCTTTATCGATGGGGGTTTGCGATGTTAAAATCCCAACCAATAAGAAAAAAGTTATTGAAGACGCTGAAAAAAGAATCGAAGCGGTTGTTAAACAGTATGAAGATGGTATTATTACCGAGGGAGAGCGCCACTCCAAAATTATTGGTATGTGGACGGAGGTAACCGATCTATTATCTGAAGAGCTATTTAAAATGATTAGCTCACTAAAAGAGGGTGAATTAAATCCTCTTTTCTTAATGATGGATTCTGGTGCTCGAGGTAATAAATCTCAGGTTAAACAGCTTGGTGCTTTGCGAGGTTTGATGGCAAAACCATCTGGTGAGATTATTGAATCTCCTATTATTGCAAACTTCCGTGAAGGATTGAGTGTTCTTGAGTTCTTTATCTCTTCCCACGGAGCCCGAAAAGGTCTTGCTGATACAGCCTTAAAAACAGCGGATTCTGGATATTTAACTCGTCGTCTTGTAGATGTAGGGCAAAATGTCATTATTACAGAAGCTGATTGCGGTACGTTAAATGGAATTGATGTTTTTGCAATTAAACAAGGACAAGAAGAACTTCTTTCTTTGAAAGATCGTATTTTTGGTCGTGCTGTCTGTGAAGATATTTACCAGCCGGGTGATAGTACGCAATTGATTGCAAAAGCAGGAGATGTGCTCAATGTTCTACAAGCAGAAAAAATTGATGATGCAGGAATAGAAAGCGTTCGTATTCGCTCTGCTCTTACTTGTGAAGCAAGAAGAGGAATATGTGCAAAGTGTTATGGTACTGATCTGGCAAATGGAATGCTGATTGGTTTAGGTGAAGCTGTAGGAATTATAGCTGCTCAATCCATCGGAGAACCAGGAACCCAGCTTACTATGCGTACTTTCCATACTGGGGGAATTGCATCAGCGGGTGTTTCTCCTGAATTAATTGCAGAGCACGATGGTGTTTTGGTTTATATGGGCCTTCGTACTGTAGAAACCGATGAACATGTGTTCTTAGCTTTAAATAAAAATGGTTCCTTGCACATTGTGCGTAACGAAGGAAGAACTTTGGATGAGTATAAGAAACTACTCAGCACTAAATCCATAGAACCTTTGCAAACCTTTACTGTAGAATTGGGAACGCGTATTTTACTTGCTGATGGAACTAACATCAAAAAGAAAACAAAAATTGGTTATTGGGAACAGCACAATGTTCCGATTATTTGCGAGCGCCCAGGTTACGTAAAATATGAAGATCTTGTGGAAGGGATTTCTACGCAAAAAGAAATTAATAAGCAAACAGGTCAAACAGAGCTGATTGTTAAACAACATCGTGGTGAACTACATCCTCAGATTGTCATTTATGCAGATCCTAAATGTACAGAACTTGTGGGAACGTATGCGATTCCATCAGGTGCGTATATTTCGGTACAAGAAGGACAATCTGTAACAGCAGGTATGTTGTTAGCTCGTCTTCCTAGAGGAGCCATTAAGACAAAAGATATCGTCGGAGGACTGCCGCGTGTTGCAGAGCTATTCGAAGCTAGACGCCCCAAGGATGCTGCTGAGATTGCTAAGATCGATGGAGTTGTTGATTTCCGTGGAGTGCAAAAGAATAAGCGTATTGTGATTGTCCGCGATGATGAATCCGGCATGGAGCAAGAACATTTAATTCCTTTGACTAAGCACTTAATCGTGCAAAGAGGTGACTTTGTCATTAAAGGACAGCAAATAACCGATGGTTTGGTTGTGCCGCAAGAAATTCTTGATATTTGCGGTGTTCGTGAGCTACAAAGGTATCTTGTTAACCAAGTACAAGAGGTTTATCGTTTACAAGGGGTAGATATCAATGATAAACACATTGAAATTATTATCCGTCAGATGTTGCAAAAAGTGCGTGTAACAGATCCAGGCGACACTATTTTCCTCTATGGAGAAGATGTGGACAAGAAAAACTTCCATGCAATGAACTCTAAAACTTTAAATGAAGGTGGACGTCCTGCACAAGCAACTCCTGTTCTTTTAGGTATTACCAAAGCTTCACTAGGAACAGAGTCCTTTATCTCTGCTGCTTCCTTCCAAGAGACAACACGTGTCTTAACAGATGCAGCCTGTGAAGGTAAAACAGATTACCTGCTCGACTTTAAATCCAATATCATCTTAGGACATATGATTCCTGGAGGAACTGGATTTGAAGAATATCGTGAAAGGGTTTTAAATCTTGATCGTGAAGAGAAAGAACCACTTGTTTTTTCTTTTAACGATGACCCTGTACTTGTTGGATAG
- a CDS encoding type II toxin-antitoxin system RelE/ParE family toxin: MKRTLELIISFSDDETENIYNGVNTKKARQRLSQTLWEKATTKLDMLNKAFRLEDLKIPPNNRLEKLSGNLAGKYSIRINDQYRIVFKWDADKREASEIKIIDYH, encoded by the coding sequence ATGAAAAGGACACTCGAATTGATTATATCCTTCTCCGATGATGAAACAGAGAATATTTATAATGGCGTTAATACGAAAAAAGCTAGACAGAGGCTTAGTCAAACCTTATGGGAAAAGGCTACGACTAAGCTCGATATGCTCAACAAAGCATTTCGATTAGAAGATTTGAAAATACCCCCGAATAATAGGTTAGAGAAGCTCTCGGGAAATCTTGCAGGAAAGTATAGCATTAGAATTAACGATCAATACCGGATCGTTTTTAAATGGGATGCAGATAAACGCGAAGCATCCGAAATCAAAATAATTGATTATCATTAG
- a CDS encoding NAD-dependent epimerase/dehydratase family protein, translating to MKLLVMGAGYVGEELLRCFQTQPHEIFITTTRKERIDALSCYGHCVLLPKEDKVFKELIDSCDGIIILIAPKNSQSYEEVYLQTAKRVSLALKDRQTPFYLLYTSSTSVCEGNEWVAEDKVLCPKSENAKILLETERYYLNCNASTCILRLGGIYGPKRELPDRAKRFSGKNMLSSGDEPTNHIHLEDIIAAILFCLGRSLTGIYHLVNDDHTPRRELYSHLCQLAGIPCPIWSKDLSKSSYKVCNQKIKSMGFVFKHPKIQAEDLIKCLSK from the coding sequence ATGAAGTTATTAGTAATGGGAGCAGGTTATGTGGGGGAGGAGTTATTAAGGTGTTTTCAAACCCAACCTCACGAAATTTTTATCACTACAACACGCAAAGAACGAATTGATGCACTCAGCTGTTATGGACACTGTGTACTGCTTCCTAAAGAAGATAAAGTATTTAAGGAATTAATCGATTCATGTGATGGGATAATCATCCTTATAGCCCCTAAAAACTCTCAAAGCTATGAAGAAGTTTATCTGCAAACAGCTAAGCGGGTTTCTTTAGCTTTAAAGGATAGGCAAACCCCTTTTTATCTGCTTTATACTAGCAGTACCTCTGTCTGTGAAGGAAATGAGTGGGTTGCAGAAGACAAGGTTCTTTGTCCAAAATCAGAGAATGCAAAAATACTGCTTGAGACGGAACGTTATTACTTAAACTGCAATGCTTCTACTTGTATTCTTCGTTTAGGAGGTATTTATGGTCCTAAGCGAGAACTACCCGACCGAGCAAAGCGCTTTTCAGGGAAGAACATGCTCAGCTCTGGAGATGAGCCCACAAACCATATTCACTTAGAAGATATTATAGCGGCTATTTTGTTTTGCTTGGGCAGATCTTTAACAGGTATTTATCATTTGGTTAACGATGATCACACGCCCCGTAGAGAGCTCTATTCCCATCTTTGTCAATTAGCTGGTATCCCTTGCCCGATATGGAGTAAAGACTTATCAAAGAGCAGCTATAAAGTTTGCAATCAGAAAATTAAATCAATGGGCTTTGTTTTTAAACATCCCAAGATTCAAGCAGAGGATTTAATAAAATGCTTGTCCAAATAA
- the asnB gene encoding asparagine synthase (glutamine-hydrolyzing), translating to MCGILSVWNKKEPLQSRVLEKAVETLHHRGPDSKNTWLSSDKQVGLGHARLSIIGLDNGVQPVSNAEKGIYAVVNGEFYDYLDIRKHYEESGYKFTTDTDSEIIIPLYLEYGTQLFTKLNGEFAFIIWDERKKQMICARDRFGIKPLFYVWDKGNFYAASEIKALLALGIKAEWDKHNASMIFQGVPSLSGSCFKNIAQVKPGHFLIVSQDTLTEQEYWNFTYQDSHQKYSDEEYIALFREKLSTAIQRRLIADVPVGFYLSGGIDSSAVMALSAKLGKNLQAFNISFDNEVFDEEKFAQELAAHTGVKLSSIRVTQQEIADSFSNAIFHREGLVYQTNGVAKYLLSKHVFNSGYKVVLTGEGADEVLAGYPSFREDMANSLGGLEKEFLFDKLKESHDLAGAAFISEGSYNQPALKEIRSQLGYIPSLWKMSFDVGHSMQAVYSLPFQEIITACNPMLSFLKEVSLPNIQNAHIVNKSAYLFCKSFLPELVLSYLGDRMEMAHSIEGRLPFLDVEVVEFANQLPIGLKIKGLKEKFILYEAVKDLIPASIYQRNKHTFSAPHAINDTEKKSPLEVHIHDVIHSRDFIDLPFFDQKKAVQLFESMRSKSTRDRMIAESSFNLMLSAYYLDKHFIKSSA from the coding sequence ATGTGTGGAATCCTCTCTGTTTGGAATAAAAAAGAACCACTGCAATCTAGAGTGCTTGAAAAGGCAGTAGAGACATTGCATCATCGCGGTCCTGATTCAAAGAATACATGGCTCTCTTCTGATAAGCAAGTTGGGTTAGGTCATGCGCGATTAAGCATCATAGGCTTGGATAATGGAGTACAACCCGTATCAAATGCTGAAAAAGGCATTTATGCGGTTGTTAACGGAGAGTTTTATGATTATTTAGACATTCGCAAACACTATGAAGAATCGGGATATAAGTTTACCACTGACACAGATAGCGAGATCATTATTCCCCTTTATTTAGAATATGGGACACAATTATTTACCAAGTTAAATGGTGAATTTGCCTTTATTATTTGGGATGAAAGAAAAAAACAAATGATTTGTGCAAGAGATAGATTTGGTATTAAGCCTTTATTTTATGTGTGGGACAAGGGAAATTTCTATGCAGCTTCAGAAATTAAAGCTTTATTGGCATTAGGAATTAAAGCTGAATGGGATAAACACAATGCTTCTATGATCTTTCAAGGAGTTCCCTCATTAAGCGGCTCTTGTTTTAAGAATATTGCCCAAGTCAAGCCCGGGCATTTTTTAATTGTCTCCCAAGATACTCTCACTGAGCAGGAGTACTGGAATTTTACCTATCAAGATTCTCATCAAAAATATAGCGATGAAGAATATATAGCTTTATTTAGAGAAAAATTGAGCACGGCTATTCAGAGAAGATTAATTGCAGATGTACCTGTTGGGTTTTATTTAAGTGGGGGTATTGACTCTAGCGCTGTGATGGCTTTATCCGCCAAATTAGGAAAAAATCTCCAAGCATTTAATATCTCTTTTGATAACGAGGTTTTTGACGAAGAGAAATTTGCTCAAGAGCTGGCAGCTCACACAGGAGTAAAGCTCTCTTCGATCAGAGTTACCCAGCAAGAGATTGCAGATTCTTTTAGCAATGCTATATTCCACCGAGAAGGGCTTGTTTATCAGACAAATGGCGTAGCAAAATACCTACTCAGTAAACACGTTTTTAACTCTGGGTATAAAGTGGTTTTAACAGGCGAGGGCGCGGACGAAGTATTAGCTGGTTATCCTTCTTTTAGAGAAGACATGGCAAATAGTTTAGGTGGTTTAGAGAAAGAATTTTTATTTGATAAGCTTAAAGAAAGCCATGACCTGGCAGGCGCAGCATTTATTTCAGAGGGGAGTTACAATCAACCAGCCCTTAAAGAGATCAGGTCTCAATTGGGTTATATACCATCTCTTTGGAAGATGAGCTTTGATGTGGGGCATTCTATGCAGGCGGTTTATTCCTTGCCTTTTCAAGAGATCATCACTGCATGTAATCCTATGCTTAGCTTTCTCAAAGAGGTCTCACTGCCAAATATTCAAAATGCTCATATCGTCAATAAATCAGCTTATCTTTTTTGTAAATCTTTCCTTCCAGAGCTTGTACTGAGCTATCTGGGCGATCGTATGGAAATGGCTCATTCTATTGAAGGGCGTCTTCCTTTTCTAGATGTAGAAGTAGTAGAATTTGCTAACCAGCTTCCAATTGGATTGAAAATCAAGGGATTAAAAGAGAAGTTCATCCTATATGAAGCTGTTAAAGATCTTATTCCTGCTAGTATTTATCAAAGAAATAAGCACACATTTTCAGCTCCTCATGCAATCAATGACACAGAAAAGAAGAGCCCATTAGAAGTGCACATTCATGATGTCATTCATAGCAGAGATTTTATAGATTTGCCTTTTTTCGATCAGAAAAAAGCCGTTCAATTGTTTGAATCTATGAGAAGTAAATCCACAAGAGATCGAATGATAGCAGAGTCCTCTTTTAACTTAATGTTAAGTGCTTATTATTTGGACAAGCATTTTATTAAATCCTCTGCTTGA
- a CDS encoding TspO/MBR family protein, whose product MLSKNTKVFIEKFSLCLLLCLGGGWLTGWVTEQGIQEWYPSLIKASGTPPNIVFPIVWTILYIFMAIALTLLWVSKITKKKTAVLLFGIQLLLNFSWSWLFFYLEKVGLALVDITLLWICIFFTIICFWKHTRYGSYLLLPYLAWVSYAFYLNLFIWMYN is encoded by the coding sequence ATGCTTTCTAAAAATACAAAGGTTTTTATAGAGAAATTTTCACTGTGTCTTCTTCTTTGTTTAGGCGGAGGGTGGCTTACAGGATGGGTTACTGAGCAAGGAATACAAGAATGGTATCCTAGCTTAATAAAGGCTAGTGGAACACCTCCCAATATTGTTTTTCCGATTGTATGGACCATTCTCTATATCTTTATGGCTATTGCATTGACGCTGCTCTGGGTAAGCAAAATCACTAAAAAAAAGACAGCTGTTCTATTATTTGGTATTCAACTGCTTTTAAATTTCAGTTGGTCTTGGTTATTCTTTTATTTAGAGAAAGTAGGCTTAGCTCTTGTCGATATAACTCTTTTATGGATTTGTATTTTTTTTACAATTATTTGCTTTTGGAAGCATACTCGATATGGAAGTTACTTGCTTTTGCCCTATTTAGCTTGGGTTAGTTATGCCTTTTATTTAAATCTATTCATTTGGATGTATAACTAA
- a CDS encoding HigA family addiction module antitoxin, producing MLPTHRKPTLPGKILLEEFLEPLGISQSAFAAHLGGSWTQPKLSAIIHGKRSITEQIALDFSDALGMSPEFWLGLQSDVHLWEASQNRTKISRIRLPLTGRRTAKNHKTISI from the coding sequence ATGTTGCCAACACACAGAAAGCCAACGTTACCAGGAAAAATTCTATTAGAGGAATTCCTAGAGCCTTTAGGAATCTCTCAATCTGCATTTGCTGCTCATTTAGGAGGATCATGGACGCAGCCGAAGCTAAGCGCAATCATTCATGGTAAGAGATCAATTACCGAACAAATCGCTTTAGATTTTTCTGATGCTTTAGGAATGTCTCCCGAATTTTGGCTAGGATTACAATCCGATGTGCATTTGTGGGAGGCTAGTCAAAATCGCACAAAGATTTCGCGCATCAGGCTTCCTTTAACTGGAAGAAGAACTGCTAAAAATCACAAAACTATCTCTATATAG